The Ovis aries strain OAR_USU_Benz2616 breed Rambouillet chromosome 11, ARS-UI_Ramb_v3.0, whole genome shotgun sequence genome window below encodes:
- the HDAC5 gene encoding histone deacetylase 5 isoform X6 produces the protein MPDCLAPKDGLGWALEAQRPRAPVPSVCLLSSVSLDITAAPPPPVPAPNASFLQAQSRHELSHRVGSLPSAARNSLWVGLQAALCTDGMPGREPALEILPRTPLHGIPVTVEVKPVLPGAMPSSMGGGGGGSPSPVELRGALAGPVDPALREQQLQQELLALKQQQQLQKQLLFAEFQKQHDHLTRQHEVQLQKHLKQQQEMLAAKRQQELEQQRQREQQRQEELEKQRLEQQLLILRNKEKSKESAIASTEVKLRLQEFLLSKSKEPTPGGLNHSLPQHPKCWGTHHASLDQSSPPQSGPPGTPPSYKLPLLGPYDSRDDFPLRKTASEPNLKVRSRLKQKVAERRSSPLLRRKDGTVISTFKKRAVEITGAGPGVSAVCNSAPGSGPSSPNSSHSTIAENGFTGSVPNIPTEMLPQHRALPPDTSPNQFSLYTSPSLPNISLGLQATVTVTNSHLTASPKLSTQQEAERQALQSLRQGGALTGKFMSTSSIPGCLLGVALEGDSSPHGHASLLQHVLLLEQARQQSTLIAVPLHGQSPLVTGERVATSMRTVGKLPRHRPLSRTQSSPLPQSPQALQQLVMQQQHQQFLEKQKQQQLQLGKILTKTGELPRQPTTHPEETEEELTEQQDSLLGEGALTIPREGSTESESTQEDLEEEEEEEEEEEEEEDCIQVKDEERESGAEEGPDLEESSAGYKKAFADTQQLQPLQVYQAPLSLATVPHQALGRTQSSPAAPGGMKSPPDQPTKHLFTTGVVYDTFMLKHQCMCGNTHVHPEHAGRIQSIWSRLQETGLLSKCERIRGRKATLDEIQTVHSEYHTLLYGTSPLNRQKLDSKKLLGPISQKMYAMLPCGGIGVDSDTVWNEMHSSSAVRMAVGCLVELAFKVAAGELKNGFAIIRPPGHHAEESTAMGFCFFNSVAITTKLLQQKLNVGKVLIVDWDIHHGNGTQQAFYNDPSVLYISLHRYDNGNFFPGSGAPEEVGGGPGVGYNVNVAWTGGVDPPIGDVEYLTAFRTVVMPIAHEFSPDVVLVSAGFDAVEGHLSPLGGYSVTARCFGHLTRQLMTLAGGRVVLALEGGHDLTAICDASEACVSALLSVELQPLDEAVLQQKPNANAVATLEKVIEIQSKHWSCVQRFAAGLGRSLREAQAGETEEAETVSAMALLSVGAEQAQAAAAREHSPRPAEEPMEQEPAL, from the exons ATGCCTGACTGCCTCGCCCCGAAGGATGGCCTCGGATGGGCGTTAGAGGCACAGCGGCCCCGGGCTCCTGTCCCGTCCGTCTGTCTGTTATCGTCTGTCTCTCTTGACATCACCGCAGCTCCACCCCCTCCCGTCCCAGCCCCCAACGCCAGCTTCCTGCAGGCCCAGAGCCGGCATGAACTCTCCCACCGAGTCGG GAGCCTGCCTAGTGCTGCCAGAAATAGTCTGTGGGTGGGACTCCAGGCAGCTTTGTGCACGG ATGGGATGCCAGGCCGGGAACCAGCCTTGGAAATCCTGCCCCGGACCCCTCTGCACGGCATCCCCGTGACAG TAGAGGTGAAACCGGTGCTGCCAGGAGCCATGCCCAGCTccatggggggcgggggaggaggcaGCCCCAGCCCCGTGGAGCTGCGGGGGGCTCTGGCAGGCCCTGTGGACCCCGCACTGCGGGAGCAGCAACTGCAGCAGGAGCTCCTGGCGCTCAAGCAGCAACAGCAATTGCAGAAGCAGCTTCTGTTCGCTGAGTTCCAGAAACAGCATGACCACCTGACCCGGCAGCATGAAGTCCAGCTGCAGAAGCACCTCAAG cagcagcaggagatgctGGCAGCCAAGAGGCAGCAGGAGCtggagcagcagcggcagcgggagcagcagcggcaggaggagctggagaagcaGCGGCTCGAGCAGCAGCTGCTCATCCTTCGAAACaaggagaagagcaaagaga GTGCCATCGCCAGCACTGAGGTGAAGCTACGGCTCCAGGAATTCCTCCTGTCGAAGTCAAAGGAGCCCACACCAGGCGGCCTCAACCATTCCCTCCCACAGCATCCTAAATGCTG GGGAACCCACCATGCTTCTTTGGACCAGAGTTCCCCTCCCCAGAGCGGCCCCCCTGGGACGCCTCCCTCCTACAAACTGCCTTTGCTTGGGCCCTATGACAGCCGCGATGACTTCCCCCTCCGCAAAACAG CCTCCGAACCCAACTTAAAAGTACGTTCGAGGCTAAAGCAGAAGGTGGCCGAGCGGAGAAGCAGTCCTCTCTTGCGTCGCAAGGATGGGACTGTCATTAGCACCTTTAAGAAGAGAGCTGTTGAGATCACAGGTGCCGGACCTGGGG TGTCCGCCGTGTGTAATAGCGCGCCAGGCTCTGGCCCCAGCTCTCCCAACAGCTCCCACAGCACCATCGCGGAGAATGGCTTTACAGGCTCGGTTCCCAACATCCCCACCGAG ATGCTCCCCCAGCACCGGGCCCTCCCTCCGGACACCTCCCCCAACCAGTTCAGCCTCTACACGTCTCCCTCTCTGCCCAACATCTCCCTAGGGCTGCAGGCCACGGTCACAGTCACCAACTCGCACCTCACC GCCTCCCCGAAGCTGTCGACGCAGCAGGAGGCCGAGAGGCAGGCCCTCCAGTCCCTGCGGCAGGGCGGTGCACTGACCGGCAAGTTCATGAGCACATCCTCCATCCCTGGCTGCCTGCTGGGCGTGGCACTGGAGGGCGACTCGAGCCCCCACGGGCATGCCTCATTGCTGCAGCACGTGCTGCTGCTGGAACAAGCCCGGCAGCAGAGCACCCTCATTGCTG TGCCGCTCCACGGGCAGTCCCCGCTGGTGACGGGTGAGCGCGTGGCCACCAGCATGCGGACAGTGGGCAAGCTCCCGCGGCACCGGCCCCTGAGCCGCACCCAGTCCTCGCCGCTGCCCCAGAGCCCCCAGGCCCTGCAGCAGCTGGTcatgcagcagcagcaccagcaattcctggagaagcagaagcagcagcagctgcagctgggCAAG ATCCTTACCAAGACGGGGGAGCTGCCACGGCAGCCCACCACCCACCccgaggagacagaggaggagctgACGGAGCAGCAGGACTCCTTGCTGGGGGAGGGAGCCCTCACCATACCCCGAGAAGGCTCCACGGAGAGTGAGAGCACCCAGGAAGacctggaggaagaggaagaggaggaggaggaagaggaggaggaggaggactgcATCCAGGTCAAGGATGAGGAGCGCGAGAGCGGTGCTGAAGAGGGGCCCGACTTGGAGGAGTCCAGTGCTGGTTACAAAAAG GCATTTGCAGACACCCAGCAGCTGCAGCCGCTGCAGGTATACCAGGCACCCCTCAGCCTGGCCACTGTGCCCCACCAGGCCCTGGGCCGCACCCAGTCCTCACCTGCTGCCCCTGGGGGCATGAAGAGCCCCCCAGACCAGCCCACTAAGCACCTCTTCACCACAG GTGTGGTCTACGACACGTTCATGCTGAAGCACCAGTGCATGTGCGGGAACACACATGTGCACCCCGAGCACGCTGGCCGGATCCAGAGCATCTGGTCCCGGCTGCAGGAGACAGGCCTGCTCAGCAAGTGTGAG CGAATCCGGGGTCGTAAAGCCACGCTGGATGAGATCCAGACGGTGCACTCCGAGTACCACACCCTGCTCTACGGTACCAGCCCCCTCAACCGGCAGAAGCTGGACAGCAAGAAGCTGCTCG GCCCCATCAGCCAGAAGATGTACGCCATGCTGCCTTGCGGGGGCATTGGG GTGGACAGCGACACTGTGTGGAACGAGATGCACTCCTCCAGCGCCGTGCGCATGGCGGTGGGCTGCCTGGTGGAGCTGGCATTCAAGGTGGCCGCAGGGGAGCTCAAG AATGGATTTGCCATCATAAGGCCCCCAGGACACCACGCGGAAGAATCCACAGCCAT GGGATTCTGCTTCTTCAACTCAGTAGCTATCACAACCAAGCTCCTGCAGCAGAAGTTGAACGTGGGCAAGGTTCTCATCGTGGACTGG GATATTCACCATGGCAACGGCACCCAGCAAGCATTTTACAACGATCCCTCCGTGCTCTACATCTCCCTGCATCGCTATGACAATGGGAACTTCTTTCCGGGCTCCGGGGCTCCTGAAGAG GTTGGCGGAGGGCCGGGCGTGGGGTACAATGTGAATGTGGCATGGACAGGAGGTGTGGACCCCCCCATCGGAGACGTGGAGTACCTAACAGCCTTCAG GACAGTGGTGATGCCCATTGCCCACGAGTTCTCACCTGATGTGGTCCTGGTCTCCGCTGGCTTTGATGCTGTTGAGGGACACCTGTCTCCGCTGGGTGGCTACTCTGTCACCGCCAGAT GTTTTGGCCACTTGACCAGGCAGCTGATGACGCTGGCAGGGGGCCGGGTGGTGCTGGCCTTGGAGGGAGGCCACGACCTG
- the HDAC5 gene encoding histone deacetylase 5 isoform X7, with amino-acid sequence MPDCLAPKDGLGWALEAQRPRAPVPSVCLLSSVSLDITAAPPPPVPAPNASFLQAQSRHELSHRVGSLPSAARNSLWVGLQAALCTADGMPGREPALEILPRTPLHGIPVTEVKPVLPGAMPSSMGGGGGGSPSPVELRGALAGPVDPALREQQLQQELLALKQQQQLQKQLLFAEFQKQHDHLTRQHEVQLQKHLKQQQEMLAAKRQQELEQQRQREQQRQEELEKQRLEQQLLILRNKEKSKESAIASTEVKLRLQEFLLSKSKEPTPGGLNHSLPQHPKCWGTHHASLDQSSPPQSGPPGTPPSYKLPLLGPYDSRDDFPLRKTASEPNLKVRSRLKQKVAERRSSPLLRRKDGTVISTFKKRAVEITGAGPGVSAVCNSAPGSGPSSPNSSHSTIAENGFTGSVPNIPTEMLPQHRALPPDTSPNQFSLYTSPSLPNISLGLQATVTVTNSHLTASPKLSTQQEAERQALQSLRQGGALTGKFMSTSSIPGCLLGVALEGDSSPHGHASLLQHVLLLEQARQQSTLIAVPLHGQSPLVTGERVATSMRTVGKLPRHRPLSRTQSSPLPQSPQALQQLVMQQQHQQFLEKQKQQQLQLGKILTKTGELPRQPTTHPEETEEELTEQQDSLLGEGALTIPREGSTESESTQEDLEEEEEEEEEEEEEEDCIQVKDEERESGAEEGPDLEESSAGYKKAFADTQQLQPLQVYQAPLSLATVPHQALGRTQSSPAAPGGMKSPPDQPTKHLFTTGVVYDTFMLKHQCMCGNTHVHPEHAGRIQSIWSRLQETGLLSKCERIRGRKATLDEIQTVHSEYHTLLYGTSPLNRQKLDSKKLLGPISQKMYAMLPCGGIGVDSDTVWNEMHSSSAVRMAVGCLVELAFKVAAGELKNGFAIIRPPGHHAEESTAMGFCFFNSVAITTKLLQQKLNVGKVLIVDWDIHHGNGTQQAFYNDPSVLYISLHRYDNGNFFPGSGAPEEVGGGPGVGYNVNVAWTGGVDPPIGDVEYLTAFRTVVMPIAHEFSPDVVLVSAGFDAVEGHLSPLGGYSVTARCFGHLTRQLMTLAGGRVVLALEGGHDLTAICDASEACVSALLSVELQPLDEAVLQQKPNANAVATLEKVIEIQSKHWSCVQRFAAGLGRSLREAQAGETEEAETVSAMALLSVGAEQAQAAAAREHSPRPAEEPMEQEPAL; translated from the exons ATGCCTGACTGCCTCGCCCCGAAGGATGGCCTCGGATGGGCGTTAGAGGCACAGCGGCCCCGGGCTCCTGTCCCGTCCGTCTGTCTGTTATCGTCTGTCTCTCTTGACATCACCGCAGCTCCACCCCCTCCCGTCCCAGCCCCCAACGCCAGCTTCCTGCAGGCCCAGAGCCGGCATGAACTCTCCCACCGAGTCGG GAGCCTGCCTAGTGCTGCCAGAAATAGTCTGTGGGTGGGACTCCAGGCAGCTTTGTGCACGG CAGATGGGATGCCAGGCCGGGAACCAGCCTTGGAAATCCTGCCCCGGACCCCTCTGCACGGCATCCCCGTGACAG AGGTGAAACCGGTGCTGCCAGGAGCCATGCCCAGCTccatggggggcgggggaggaggcaGCCCCAGCCCCGTGGAGCTGCGGGGGGCTCTGGCAGGCCCTGTGGACCCCGCACTGCGGGAGCAGCAACTGCAGCAGGAGCTCCTGGCGCTCAAGCAGCAACAGCAATTGCAGAAGCAGCTTCTGTTCGCTGAGTTCCAGAAACAGCATGACCACCTGACCCGGCAGCATGAAGTCCAGCTGCAGAAGCACCTCAAG cagcagcaggagatgctGGCAGCCAAGAGGCAGCAGGAGCtggagcagcagcggcagcgggagcagcagcggcaggaggagctggagaagcaGCGGCTCGAGCAGCAGCTGCTCATCCTTCGAAACaaggagaagagcaaagaga GTGCCATCGCCAGCACTGAGGTGAAGCTACGGCTCCAGGAATTCCTCCTGTCGAAGTCAAAGGAGCCCACACCAGGCGGCCTCAACCATTCCCTCCCACAGCATCCTAAATGCTG GGGAACCCACCATGCTTCTTTGGACCAGAGTTCCCCTCCCCAGAGCGGCCCCCCTGGGACGCCTCCCTCCTACAAACTGCCTTTGCTTGGGCCCTATGACAGCCGCGATGACTTCCCCCTCCGCAAAACAG CCTCCGAACCCAACTTAAAAGTACGTTCGAGGCTAAAGCAGAAGGTGGCCGAGCGGAGAAGCAGTCCTCTCTTGCGTCGCAAGGATGGGACTGTCATTAGCACCTTTAAGAAGAGAGCTGTTGAGATCACAGGTGCCGGACCTGGGG TGTCCGCCGTGTGTAATAGCGCGCCAGGCTCTGGCCCCAGCTCTCCCAACAGCTCCCACAGCACCATCGCGGAGAATGGCTTTACAGGCTCGGTTCCCAACATCCCCACCGAG ATGCTCCCCCAGCACCGGGCCCTCCCTCCGGACACCTCCCCCAACCAGTTCAGCCTCTACACGTCTCCCTCTCTGCCCAACATCTCCCTAGGGCTGCAGGCCACGGTCACAGTCACCAACTCGCACCTCACC GCCTCCCCGAAGCTGTCGACGCAGCAGGAGGCCGAGAGGCAGGCCCTCCAGTCCCTGCGGCAGGGCGGTGCACTGACCGGCAAGTTCATGAGCACATCCTCCATCCCTGGCTGCCTGCTGGGCGTGGCACTGGAGGGCGACTCGAGCCCCCACGGGCATGCCTCATTGCTGCAGCACGTGCTGCTGCTGGAACAAGCCCGGCAGCAGAGCACCCTCATTGCTG TGCCGCTCCACGGGCAGTCCCCGCTGGTGACGGGTGAGCGCGTGGCCACCAGCATGCGGACAGTGGGCAAGCTCCCGCGGCACCGGCCCCTGAGCCGCACCCAGTCCTCGCCGCTGCCCCAGAGCCCCCAGGCCCTGCAGCAGCTGGTcatgcagcagcagcaccagcaattcctggagaagcagaagcagcagcagctgcagctgggCAAG ATCCTTACCAAGACGGGGGAGCTGCCACGGCAGCCCACCACCCACCccgaggagacagaggaggagctgACGGAGCAGCAGGACTCCTTGCTGGGGGAGGGAGCCCTCACCATACCCCGAGAAGGCTCCACGGAGAGTGAGAGCACCCAGGAAGacctggaggaagaggaagaggaggaggaggaagaggaggaggaggaggactgcATCCAGGTCAAGGATGAGGAGCGCGAGAGCGGTGCTGAAGAGGGGCCCGACTTGGAGGAGTCCAGTGCTGGTTACAAAAAG GCATTTGCAGACACCCAGCAGCTGCAGCCGCTGCAGGTATACCAGGCACCCCTCAGCCTGGCCACTGTGCCCCACCAGGCCCTGGGCCGCACCCAGTCCTCACCTGCTGCCCCTGGGGGCATGAAGAGCCCCCCAGACCAGCCCACTAAGCACCTCTTCACCACAG GTGTGGTCTACGACACGTTCATGCTGAAGCACCAGTGCATGTGCGGGAACACACATGTGCACCCCGAGCACGCTGGCCGGATCCAGAGCATCTGGTCCCGGCTGCAGGAGACAGGCCTGCTCAGCAAGTGTGAG CGAATCCGGGGTCGTAAAGCCACGCTGGATGAGATCCAGACGGTGCACTCCGAGTACCACACCCTGCTCTACGGTACCAGCCCCCTCAACCGGCAGAAGCTGGACAGCAAGAAGCTGCTCG GCCCCATCAGCCAGAAGATGTACGCCATGCTGCCTTGCGGGGGCATTGGG GTGGACAGCGACACTGTGTGGAACGAGATGCACTCCTCCAGCGCCGTGCGCATGGCGGTGGGCTGCCTGGTGGAGCTGGCATTCAAGGTGGCCGCAGGGGAGCTCAAG AATGGATTTGCCATCATAAGGCCCCCAGGACACCACGCGGAAGAATCCACAGCCAT GGGATTCTGCTTCTTCAACTCAGTAGCTATCACAACCAAGCTCCTGCAGCAGAAGTTGAACGTGGGCAAGGTTCTCATCGTGGACTGG GATATTCACCATGGCAACGGCACCCAGCAAGCATTTTACAACGATCCCTCCGTGCTCTACATCTCCCTGCATCGCTATGACAATGGGAACTTCTTTCCGGGCTCCGGGGCTCCTGAAGAG GTTGGCGGAGGGCCGGGCGTGGGGTACAATGTGAATGTGGCATGGACAGGAGGTGTGGACCCCCCCATCGGAGACGTGGAGTACCTAACAGCCTTCAG GACAGTGGTGATGCCCATTGCCCACGAGTTCTCACCTGATGTGGTCCTGGTCTCCGCTGGCTTTGATGCTGTTGAGGGACACCTGTCTCCGCTGGGTGGCTACTCTGTCACCGCCAGAT GTTTTGGCCACTTGACCAGGCAGCTGATGACGCTGGCAGGGGGCCGGGTGGTGCTGGCCTTGGAGGGAGGCCACGACCTG
- the HDAC5 gene encoding histone deacetylase 5 isoform X9 has product MNSPTESDGMPGREPALEILPRTPLHGIPVTVEVKPVLPGAMPSSMGGGGGGSPSPVELRGALAGPVDPALREQQLQQELLALKQQQQLQKQLLFAEFQKQHDHLTRQHEVQLQKHLKVSVGARAPSPPSPALDSAHLASPLPLQQQQEMLAAKRQQELEQQRQREQQRQEELEKQRLEQQLLILRNKEKSKESAIASTEVKLRLQEFLLSKSKEPTPGGLNHSLPQHPKCWGTHHASLDQSSPPQSGPPGTPPSYKLPLLGPYDSRDDFPLRKTASEPNLKVRSRLKQKVAERRSSPLLRRKDGTVISTFKKRAVEITGAGPGVSAVCNSAPGSGPSSPNSSHSTIAENGFTGSVPNIPTEMLPQHRALPPDTSPNQFSLYTSPSLPNISLGLQATVTVTNSHLTASPKLSTQQEAERQALQSLRQGGALTGKFMSTSSIPGCLLGVALEGDSSPHGHASLLQHVLLLEQARQQSTLIAVPLHGQSPLVTGERVATSMRTVGKLPRHRPLSRTQSSPLPQSPQALQQLVMQQQHQQFLEKQKQQQLQLGKILTKTGELPRQPTTHPEETEEELTEQQDSLLGEGALTIPREGSTESESTQEDLEEEEEEEEEEEEEEDCIQVKDEERESGAEEGPDLEESSAGYKKAFADTQQLQPLQVYQAPLSLATVPHQALGRTQSSPAAPGGMKSPPDQPTKHLFTTGVVYDTFMLKHQCMCGNTHVHPEHAGRIQSIWSRLQETGLLSKCERIRGRKATLDEIQTVHSEYHTLLYGTSPLNRQKLDSKKLLGPISQKMYAMLPCGGIGVDSDTVWNEMHSSSAVRMAVGCLVELAFKVAAGELKNGFAIIRPPGHHAEESTAMGFCFFNSVAITTKLLQQKLNVGKVLIVDWDIHHGNGTQQAFYNDPSVLYISLHRYDNGNFFPGSGAPEEVGGGPGVGYNVNVAWTGGVDPPIGDVEYLTAFRTVVMPIAHEFSPDVVLVSAGFDAVEGHLSPLGGYSVTARCFGHLTRQLMTLAGGRVVLALEGGHDLTAICDASEACVSALLSVELQPLDEAVLQQKPNANAVATLEKVIEIQSKHWSCVQRFAAGLGRSLREAQAGETEEAETVSAMALLSVGAEQAQAAAAREHSPRPAEEPMEQEPAL; this is encoded by the exons ATGAACTCTCCCACCGAGTCGG ATGGGATGCCAGGCCGGGAACCAGCCTTGGAAATCCTGCCCCGGACCCCTCTGCACGGCATCCCCGTGACAG TAGAGGTGAAACCGGTGCTGCCAGGAGCCATGCCCAGCTccatggggggcgggggaggaggcaGCCCCAGCCCCGTGGAGCTGCGGGGGGCTCTGGCAGGCCCTGTGGACCCCGCACTGCGGGAGCAGCAACTGCAGCAGGAGCTCCTGGCGCTCAAGCAGCAACAGCAATTGCAGAAGCAGCTTCTGTTCGCTGAGTTCCAGAAACAGCATGACCACCTGACCCGGCAGCATGAAGTCCAGCTGCAGAAGCACCTCAAGGTGAGCGTGGGGGCCAGGGCACCCAGTCCTCCGAGCCCCGCCCTGGACTCGGCTCACCTTGCCTCCCCACTgcccctgcagcagcagcaggagatgctGGCAGCCAAGAGGCAGCAGGAGCtggagcagcagcggcagcgggagcagcagcggcaggaggagctggagaagcaGCGGCTCGAGCAGCAGCTGCTCATCCTTCGAAACaaggagaagagcaaagaga GTGCCATCGCCAGCACTGAGGTGAAGCTACGGCTCCAGGAATTCCTCCTGTCGAAGTCAAAGGAGCCCACACCAGGCGGCCTCAACCATTCCCTCCCACAGCATCCTAAATGCTG GGGAACCCACCATGCTTCTTTGGACCAGAGTTCCCCTCCCCAGAGCGGCCCCCCTGGGACGCCTCCCTCCTACAAACTGCCTTTGCTTGGGCCCTATGACAGCCGCGATGACTTCCCCCTCCGCAAAACAG CCTCCGAACCCAACTTAAAAGTACGTTCGAGGCTAAAGCAGAAGGTGGCCGAGCGGAGAAGCAGTCCTCTCTTGCGTCGCAAGGATGGGACTGTCATTAGCACCTTTAAGAAGAGAGCTGTTGAGATCACAGGTGCCGGACCTGGGG TGTCCGCCGTGTGTAATAGCGCGCCAGGCTCTGGCCCCAGCTCTCCCAACAGCTCCCACAGCACCATCGCGGAGAATGGCTTTACAGGCTCGGTTCCCAACATCCCCACCGAG ATGCTCCCCCAGCACCGGGCCCTCCCTCCGGACACCTCCCCCAACCAGTTCAGCCTCTACACGTCTCCCTCTCTGCCCAACATCTCCCTAGGGCTGCAGGCCACGGTCACAGTCACCAACTCGCACCTCACC GCCTCCCCGAAGCTGTCGACGCAGCAGGAGGCCGAGAGGCAGGCCCTCCAGTCCCTGCGGCAGGGCGGTGCACTGACCGGCAAGTTCATGAGCACATCCTCCATCCCTGGCTGCCTGCTGGGCGTGGCACTGGAGGGCGACTCGAGCCCCCACGGGCATGCCTCATTGCTGCAGCACGTGCTGCTGCTGGAACAAGCCCGGCAGCAGAGCACCCTCATTGCTG TGCCGCTCCACGGGCAGTCCCCGCTGGTGACGGGTGAGCGCGTGGCCACCAGCATGCGGACAGTGGGCAAGCTCCCGCGGCACCGGCCCCTGAGCCGCACCCAGTCCTCGCCGCTGCCCCAGAGCCCCCAGGCCCTGCAGCAGCTGGTcatgcagcagcagcaccagcaattcctggagaagcagaagcagcagcagctgcagctgggCAAG ATCCTTACCAAGACGGGGGAGCTGCCACGGCAGCCCACCACCCACCccgaggagacagaggaggagctgACGGAGCAGCAGGACTCCTTGCTGGGGGAGGGAGCCCTCACCATACCCCGAGAAGGCTCCACGGAGAGTGAGAGCACCCAGGAAGacctggaggaagaggaagaggaggaggaggaagaggaggaggaggaggactgcATCCAGGTCAAGGATGAGGAGCGCGAGAGCGGTGCTGAAGAGGGGCCCGACTTGGAGGAGTCCAGTGCTGGTTACAAAAAG GCATTTGCAGACACCCAGCAGCTGCAGCCGCTGCAGGTATACCAGGCACCCCTCAGCCTGGCCACTGTGCCCCACCAGGCCCTGGGCCGCACCCAGTCCTCACCTGCTGCCCCTGGGGGCATGAAGAGCCCCCCAGACCAGCCCACTAAGCACCTCTTCACCACAG GTGTGGTCTACGACACGTTCATGCTGAAGCACCAGTGCATGTGCGGGAACACACATGTGCACCCCGAGCACGCTGGCCGGATCCAGAGCATCTGGTCCCGGCTGCAGGAGACAGGCCTGCTCAGCAAGTGTGAG CGAATCCGGGGTCGTAAAGCCACGCTGGATGAGATCCAGACGGTGCACTCCGAGTACCACACCCTGCTCTACGGTACCAGCCCCCTCAACCGGCAGAAGCTGGACAGCAAGAAGCTGCTCG GCCCCATCAGCCAGAAGATGTACGCCATGCTGCCTTGCGGGGGCATTGGG GTGGACAGCGACACTGTGTGGAACGAGATGCACTCCTCCAGCGCCGTGCGCATGGCGGTGGGCTGCCTGGTGGAGCTGGCATTCAAGGTGGCCGCAGGGGAGCTCAAG AATGGATTTGCCATCATAAGGCCCCCAGGACACCACGCGGAAGAATCCACAGCCAT GGGATTCTGCTTCTTCAACTCAGTAGCTATCACAACCAAGCTCCTGCAGCAGAAGTTGAACGTGGGCAAGGTTCTCATCGTGGACTGG GATATTCACCATGGCAACGGCACCCAGCAAGCATTTTACAACGATCCCTCCGTGCTCTACATCTCCCTGCATCGCTATGACAATGGGAACTTCTTTCCGGGCTCCGGGGCTCCTGAAGAG GTTGGCGGAGGGCCGGGCGTGGGGTACAATGTGAATGTGGCATGGACAGGAGGTGTGGACCCCCCCATCGGAGACGTGGAGTACCTAACAGCCTTCAG GACAGTGGTGATGCCCATTGCCCACGAGTTCTCACCTGATGTGGTCCTGGTCTCCGCTGGCTTTGATGCTGTTGAGGGACACCTGTCTCCGCTGGGTGGCTACTCTGTCACCGCCAGAT GTTTTGGCCACTTGACCAGGCAGCTGATGACGCTGGCAGGGGGCCGGGTGGTGCTGGCCTTGGAGGGAGGCCACGACCTG